In the genome of Cheilinus undulatus linkage group 6, ASM1832078v1, whole genome shotgun sequence, one region contains:
- the LOC121511525 gene encoding forkhead box protein G1-like, which produces MEDVKDPPTVHRSSSFSIKSLLLPSKCDRADSVAAAAAVPGTLSPSPGSDSEKSLDPPEVDSTAVALDPEKPGKEEQGEEGEEGGGGGGGGDGSKATPEQNSNGNNNNNGKNGKYDKPPFSYNALIMMAIRQSPEKRLTLNGIYEFIMKNFPYYREHKQGWQNSIRHNLSLNKCFVKVPRHYDDPGKGNYWMLDPSSDDVFIGGTTGKLRRRSATSRGKLAMKRGLRFAPLGLGINERANNPLYWQISPFLSLHHHHHHPHYNGSSPGFLNQAAGYGSLLPAVEQLSNGDLGRSILGGSAAGALGLTNSYGMNTSPVGLLSGQTAGYFVSGTQHAAAAAQGPPGGGPPPPPPPPPPHLQQSAPGFGGLAPSSSPQSLLSDSLRNSSLPAFSPGVSAGFPGMLSHQKRVTPNAFLN; this is translated from the coding sequence ATGGAGGATGTAAAAGACCCTCCGACCGTCCACCGGTCCTCCTCCTTCAGCATTAAGAGCCTCCTGCTGCCCTCCAAGTGCGACAGAGCGGACTCGGTTGCTGCTGCCGCCGCTGTCCCCGGaactctctctccttctccggGCTCAGACTCTGAGAAGTCACTGGATCCTCCGGAGGTGGACTCCACAGCCGTGGCTCTGGACCCGGAGAAACCCGGCAAGGAGGAGCAGGgggaagagggggaggagggcGGAGGGGGAGGCGGAGGAGGGGACGGCAGCAAGGCAACCCCGGAGCAGAATAGTAacggtaataataataacaacggGAAAAACGGGAAGTATGACAAACCTCCGTTCAGCTATAACGCTCTGATCATGATGGCAATCCGGCAGAGCCCCGAGAAGCGGCTCACGCTCAACGGCATCTACGAGTTCATCATGAAAAACTTCCCGTACTACCGGGAGCACAAGCAAGGCTGGCAGAACTCCATCCGGCACAACCTGAGTCTCAATAAGTGCTTCGTTAAGGTGCCCCGTCACTATGACGACCCGGGCAAGGGGAACTACTGGATGCTGGATCCCAGCAGCGATGACGTTTTCATCGGGGGAACTACCGGGAAACTCCGACGGCGCTCCGCCACCTCCAGGGGCAAGCTGGCGATGAAGCGCGGACTGCGCTTCGCTCCTCTCGGTTTGGGGATTAACGAGCGGGCAAACAACCCGCTGTACTGGCAGATCTCTCCCTTTCTGTCCcttcaccaccaccaccatcacccACACTACAACGGCTCCTCTCccggttttttgaaccaggctgcgGGGTACGGGTCACTTCTGCCCGCCGTGGAGCAGCTGAGTAACGGGGACCTGGGGCGCTCCATCCTCGGCGGGTCTGCCGCCGGGGCGCTGGGCTTGACGAACAGTTACGGTATGAACACGTCGCCGGTCGGGCTTCTCTCGGGACAGACTGCCGGGTATTTTGTCTCAGGGACCCAACACGCTGCTGCAGCGGCTCAGGGGCCACCAGGAGGAGGACCTCCGCCGCCTCCTCCTCCGCCGCCTCCTCACCTCCAGCAGAGCGCGCCGGGCTTTGGCGGCTTGGCGCCCAGCAGCTCCCCGCAGTCCTTGCTATCGGACTCCCTTAGAAACAGCTCCCTACCGGCCTTCTCCCCGGGCGTGTCCGCGGGGTTTCCCGGGATGCTGTCCCATCAAAAGAGGGTGACCCCAAACGCTTTCCTAAACTGa